Below is a window of Paramagnetospirillum magneticum AMB-1 DNA.
GACGCCGCCCGCACGGCCGGACTCAAGGATATCCGCAGCTTCGGCAACCACATCGAAGCCACCGCCCGCCTGCTGGACTGCGCCGTCGACCCCCAGTCCACCGCGGTCTTCGCCCTGGTGGCCGACCAGCCGCTGTCCTACCGCGTCGGCGTGGCCGGGCGGCAATGGGCCATGAACTCCCTGGCCGTGCTGCTGGCGGTCGAGGCCCTGGGCGCCGACGTCAATCTGGCCGCCATGGCCCTGGCCGCCATGGCGGCTCCCAAGGGGCGCGGCCAGCGCCGCCGGATCGAGATCGAAGGCGGCAGTTTCGAGCTGATCGACGAAAGCTACAACGCCTCGCCGGTGTCCATGAAGGCGGCTATCGCCATGCTGGCCTCGGTGCGGCCCGCCAAGGGCGGACGGCGCATCGCCGTGCTGGGCGACATGCTGGAGCTGGGCCCCCAGGGTCCGTCCTTGCATGCCTCGGTGGCCGAGACGGTGGAAAGCTGGAACATCGATCTGGTGTTCACCGCCGGGACGCTGACCGCCCACCTGCACGACGCCCTGGCCGCGCCGCGCCGGGGCGGCCACGCCGCCGATTCCGACGCGGTCGCCGCCCTGGTCAAGGCAGGGGTCCGCCCCGGCGACGTGGTGATGGTCAAGGGTTCGGCGGGCAGCCGGATGGGACGCGTGGTCAATGCTCTGGCCGAAGGGGGCCGCTCGAATGCTGTATAATCTCCTCTACCCCCTGGCCGACCAGGTGCCGCTGTTCAACCTGTTCAAATACCTGACCTTCCGCACGGGCGGCGCGGTGCTGACCGCGCTGATCGTCGCCTTCCTGGTGGGACCGCGCATCATCGCCTGGCTGCGCCAGTGGCAGAAGCAAGGCCAGCCCATCCGCGCCGACGGCCCGGAATCGCACCTTCTGACCAAGAAGGGCACGCCCACCATGGGCGGCTTCATGATCCTGCTGGCCCTGTCGGTCTCCACTCTGCTGTGGGCCGATCTGCGCAACCAGTATGTGTGGATCGTCCTGCTGGTCACCCTGGGCTACGGGTTGATCGGCTTTTGGGACGACTACCTGAAGGTTTCCAAGAAGAACCCCAAGGGCGTGCCGGGCAAGGCCAAGCTGGTGGCCGAGATCGCCATCGCCCTGGCCGCCGCCGCCTGGGTCTGGAGCCTGCAGCGCGAGCCCCTGGCCGGCGCCCTGGCGGTGCCGTTCTTCAAGACCGTGCTGCTCCAGCTGTCGTGGTTCTACCTGCCCTTCGCCGTGTTCATCATCGTCGGCGCCGGCAATGCGGTGAATCTCACCGACGGC
It encodes the following:
- a CDS encoding UDP-N-acetylmuramoylalanyl-D-glutamyl-2,6-diaminopimelate--D-alanyl-D-alanine ligase, whose translation is MIRPLWTSAEVAAAVAGTPSGAAWEAQGVSIDSRSIEPGDLFIALEGPNHDGHDHVASALANGAAAALVHKLPRGTAEDAPLVLVKDTMTALQDLGIASRARSTARIVAVTGSVGKTGTKEMLALALSDQGATHYSVGSFNNHWGVPLSLARMPTAVQYAIFEIGMNHPGEITPLVRMVRPHVAVITTVEMVHMEFFASTAEIAAAKAEIFDGVETGGTAVLPRDNAHFAYLNDAARTAGLKDIRSFGNHIEATARLLDCAVDPQSTAVFALVADQPLSYRVGVAGRQWAMNSLAVLLAVEALGADVNLAAMALAAMAAPKGRGQRRRIEIEGGSFELIDESYNASPVSMKAAIAMLASVRPAKGGRRIAVLGDMLELGPQGPSLHASVAETVESWNIDLVFTAGTLTAHLHDALAAPRRGGHAADSDAVAALVKAGVRPGDVVMVKGSAGSRMGRVVNALAEGGRSNAV
- the mraY gene encoding phospho-N-acetylmuramoyl-pentapeptide-transferase gives rise to the protein MLYNLLYPLADQVPLFNLFKYLTFRTGGAVLTALIVAFLVGPRIIAWLRQWQKQGQPIRADGPESHLLTKKGTPTMGGFMILLALSVSTLLWADLRNQYVWIVLLVTLGYGLIGFWDDYLKVSKKNPKGVPGKAKLVAEIAIALAAAAWVWSLQREPLAGALAVPFFKTVLLQLSWFYLPFAVFIIVGAGNAVNLTDGLDGLAIVPVMIASGVFAIFSYLVGHAVFANYLQIHYVSGSGELAVFCGALVGAGLGFLWFNAPPAMVFMGDTGSLALGGALGAISVVTKHELVLGIVGGLFVLETVSVIVQVASFKLTGKRVFRMAPLHHHFEKKGWAEPTVVIRFWIIATILALAGLATLKLR